The following proteins come from a genomic window of Drosophila sulfurigaster albostrigata strain 15112-1811.04 chromosome X, ASM2355843v2, whole genome shotgun sequence:
- the LOC133848431 gene encoding myotubularin-related protein 3 isoform X2: protein MMSDGSPPPSICFIRAAESYPKSQMEKEDAQLSVPFQELAGESIKYLGRTDDDGILALSNYRIFLSKKSTSTLETYIPLGLIESVQVRDLFQLVVNCKDASTVRCSFQSTEQCAEWQRRIQLLIGVPETLETLFAFPFYSWTCDIIGGGGGGGGGGGGGNTSQHRSTSLTNGLANNNQAKSLPSVEYLQQRLQRALRYESDFKNEVARLGFDLKSSWRISTANMDFKLCPSYPQKLLVPCCITDEMLHNIANFRGSRRLPAVVWRHQKSGAILARCSQPEVGWLGWRNYKDEQLLKALADACAFDRGEHARRQAKDANGGDAAAGSSGQSSPSLGDSSHEELALDEIRKILIVDARSYTSAVTNRARGGGCECIEYYPCAEIEFMNLGNIHAIRKSFHAVRQLCASSPDDPNWLGQLEKTMWMQHLSGLLGATMTVVHTIEKNGRPVLVHCSDGWDRTPQIVATAQLCLDPYYRTVEGFRVLVEREWLNFGHKFADRSGNGPNSDEGNERCPVFLQWLDLVHQIHKQFPCSFEFSLGYLIKLAQHSLSCLFGTFLCNSLRERIENSVFDRTFSVWPFLAETMYRNPLYKHETDKVLWPAHNVRFLHFWSDVYLGSLGNKNGTDLPLQSNERQGAVNGNGNGNSNTNGNGSGASAKTRSSENIASNELTQSTISRRSSDPNLAVESIVTDGLMNVNSNSMFDIRSEAKDCIIVANHEINKDSDSEDTCDSSKLPVVHNQHEEEDADADEEEEEAQNGSELNNDQSTSSIQCNILNDESPTINGKITVQRIDSEPCISPNDDAPSICDESISDNDNNGSRHLLWLEKGHHDQIDTSTDTIIPIAATEQQRKQSNGIQQAAKENDKDRDSDRDKDIDVPSSQTDVDVMMIPQATKTTNEIETATATAVDGEPISCAIAAAATTTYATNKSSHSSYNHLPRVHAKPNNLRIIQPSNSNNSASDQQLQRRESPSNNDDNNSSSSCCKETKEFNGSTTTASASASASASGSASASASGNDVDCMPPLTPDHHQRYMNELHSQHAHLNTFANFDVSTSGIPMRRNMLWSSLNRDSTQSNALQFPSAGLASLPPTPQGSQQERTQFTISCPDGLAHGLSEQNIRLHQIVQEHKLREEVLLREIHGMRLALLQKGCPSCNSVVSTNVEHIMWRNFLC from the exons ATGATGTCAGATGGATCGCCGCCCCCATCGATTTGTTTTATACGAGCTGCCGAATCATATCCCAAATCACAAATGGAAAAGGAAGATGCGCAATTGTCGGTGCCGTTTCAAGAGC TTGCCGGcgaatcaattaaatatttgggACGCACCGATGACGATGGCATCCTCGCGTTATCCAATTACCGCATATTTCTCTCGAAGAAATCGACCAGCACATTGGAGACATACATACCGTTGGGACTGATTGAATCGGTGCAGGTGCGTGATCTATTCCAATTGGTTGTCAATTGCAAAGATGCCAGCACCGTTCGCTGCTCATTTCAATCGACCGAACAATGCGCAGAGTGGCAACGCCGCATACAACTGTTAATTGGTGTACCTGAAACGCTCGAAACGCTGTTTGCATTCCCCTTCTATTCGTGGACCTGCGACATTattggcggcggtggcggtggcggaggcggaggcggaggcggaaaTACTTCTCAGCATCGCTCGACAAGTCTAACTAATGgcttggccaacaacaatcaagCAAAATCGCTGCCCTCCGTGGAGTATCTGCAGCAGCGATTGCAGCGTGCACTGCGCTATGAGAGCGACTTTAAGAACGAGGTTGCCAGACTGGGTTTCGATTTGAAGAGCTCGTGGCGCATTTCCACAGCCAACATGGATTTCAAACTGTGTCCATCGTATCCGCAAAAATTGCTGGTACCGTGCTGCATCACCGACGAGATGCTCCACAATATCGCCAACTTTCGGGGATCACGTCGATTGCCCGCCGTCGTTTGGCGTCATCAAAAATCGGGGGCAATTCTCGCCCGTTGCAGCCAGCCGGAAGTTGGTTGGCTCGGCTGGCGCAACTACAAGGATGAGCAGTTGCTCAAGGCTCTGGCGGATGCGTGCGCCTTCGATCGAGGCGAGCATGCACGACGTCAGGCCAAGGATGCCAATGGCGGCGATGCGGCGGCGGGCTCCTCGGGTCAGAGTTCACCTTCGTTAGGGGATTCGTCGCACGAGGAGCTCGCTCTAGACGAGATACGC AAAATTCTTATTGTGGATGCACGCAGTTATACATCGGCGGTTACAAATCGAGCTCGCGGTGGCGGCTGTGAGTGCATTGAATACTATCCATGCGCTGAAATAGAATTCATGAATTTGGGCAACATTCATGCCATCCGCAAGAGTTTCCATGCAGTGCGACAATTGTGCGCCTCATCTCCCGATGATCCCAA TTGGCTTGGACAATTGGAGAAAACGATGTGGATGCAGCATCTGTCGGGTCTGTTGGGTGCCACCATGACTGTGGTGCATACCATCGAAAAGAATGGTCGTCCTGTTCTCGTCCATTGCTCCGATGGCTGGGATCGAACGCCGCAGATTGTGGCGACCGCACAGCTCTGCCTGGATCCCTACTACAGAACTGTTGAG GGCTTTCGTGTGCTCGTTGAACGCGAATGGCTGAACTTTGGCCACAAGTTTGCCGATCGCTCTGGCAATGGACCAAACTCGGATGAAGGCAACGAACGTTGTCCAGTGTTTCTACAATGGCTCGATCTGGTGCATCAAATCCACAAACAATTCCCCTGCAGCTTTGAGTTCAGTCTCggttatttg ATCAAACTCGCACAGCATTCGTTGTCATGTCTCTTTGGCACTTTCCTATGCAATTCGCTGCGAGAACGTATCGAGAATTCGGTCTTTGATCGCACATTCTCGGTTTGGCCATTTCTGGCAGAAACAATGTATAGAAATCCACTCTATAAGCATGAGACTGATAAG GTACTTTGGCCAGCGCATAATGTGCGATTCTTGCACTTTTGGTCCGATGTTTACCTGGGTAGCTTAGGCAATAAAAATGGTACCGATCTTCCTCTACAAAGCAATGAACGACAAGGCGCCgtcaatggcaatggcaatggcaatagcaataccaatggcaatggcagcg gCGCGTCGGCAAAAACTCGTTCGAGCGAGAACATTGCAAGCAATGAGCTGACACAGAGCACGATCTCAAGGAGATCGAGTGATCCCAATTTGGCTGTCGAATCAAT TGTAACGGATGGCTTAATGAATGTGAACAGCAATTCGATGTTTGACATACGCTCGGAGGCAAAGGACTGCATAATTGTGGCTAATCATGAGATCAACAAAGACTCCGACTCGGAGGATACCTGCGACAGTTCAAAGCTGCCAGTGGTCCACAACCAACACGAAGAGGAAGACGCGGATGCGgacgaagaggaggaggaggcacaAAATGGTTCCGAGTTGAACAATGACCAAAGCACTTCTTCGATACAATGCAACATTTTGAACGATGAATCACCAACCATTAATGGCAAGATCACAGTTCAACGCATCGATTCCGAGCCTTGTATTTCACCAAATG ATGATGCACCATCGATTTGTGATGAGAGCATCAGTGATAACGATAATAATGGCAGCCGGCATTTGTTGTGGCTGGAGAAAGGTCATCACGATCAGATTGACACTAGTACGGATACAATAATTCCTATAGCTGCTACTGAACAACAGCGAAAGCAATCAAATGGCAttcagcaagcagcaaaagaaaacgataaagacagagacagcgataGAGACAAAGACATCGATGTGCCTTCTTCCCAAACAGATGTGGATGTAATGATGATACCTCAAGCTACAAAGACCACGAATGAAATTGAAACGGCGACCGCAACAGCAGTTGATGGCGAACCAATAAGTTgtgcaattgcagctgcagcaacaacaacgtatgcaacaaataaatcaagtcACAGCAGTTACAACCATTTGCCGCGTGTCCATGCCAAGCCCAACAATCTGCGAATCATTCAAccgagcaacagcaacaactcggCCAGCGATCAGCAATTGCAACGACGCGAGAGTCCCAGCAATAatgatgacaacaacagcagcagcagttgctgcaaGGAAACCAAGGAGTTCAATGGCAGCACGacaacagcttcagcttccGCTTCTGCTTCAGCATCTGGTTCGGCTTCAGCTTCGGCCTCAGGCAACGATGTCGATTGCATGCCACCATTAACGCCCGATCATCATCAGCGATACATGAATGAACTGCATTCGCAGCATGCGCATTTGAATACGTTTGCCAACTTTGATGTGTCCACATCTGGCATTCCCATGCGACGCAACATGCTCTGGTCGAGCCTCAATCGTGACAGCACTCAATCCAA tGCACTGCAGTTTCCATCGGCTGGTCTTGCTTCGTTGCCGCCAACACCGCAAGGATCACAACAGGAGCGAACACAGTTTACCATTTCGTGTCCCGATGGCTTGGCTCATGGCTTGAGTGAGCAGAACATAAGACTCCATCAGATTGTGCAGGAGCACAAG CTACGCGAGGAAGTGCTGCTGCGAGAGATTCATGGCATGCGTCTGGCATTGTTGCAAAAAGGATGTCCGAGCTGCAACAGCGTTGTCTCCACAAACGTCGAGCAT ATCATGTGGAGAAATTTTCTGTGCTGA
- the LOC133849469 gene encoding asparagine synthetase domain-containing protein CG17486: protein MCGIFCSIRGKSSDDVACELHGTLKTLLHNRGPDVQHTLAIDNLLLAGNVLWQQGATPQQQPIVNEHLVLLFNGDLYNLGAEKEATQSDSTWLMEQLIKCHTEDKLLSLFRRLEGPYCLMLYNSLEKVLYFCRDALGRNSLIIEREELQSQSQSIRLLSTSCHLQQTAAMELPPLGLYKLQMNVLQSCVLHPWQELNEEKTQQLQQLDVAMGWRTNVTCPIAPEWLSSTSSSTVSRSYDLYALVAAAADLQQQQLYEHLLSLEPLQQTLQEFATLLQQSVAQRVQQTAPVCGSCIHLDKCEHAKICVLFSGGIDCSILALLADRFVPPNEPIELINVAFERVATAAATSPGDELLWQVPDRQTAEQSHRELQRLCPHRQWQLLEVNVSREELQQQLKDHIHRLIYPLQTVLDECLGSAFWFAANAKANGGQSHARVALLGSGADELFGGYTRHRNAHRRGGNEALQLELERDWQRIPARNLARDDRVIADCGKTARAPFIEERVAQFVRSLTPQQRCCYTLPEGVGDKLLLRLYGYSLGLRDAVLLKKRAIQFGSRIADKRQQANQISEYLCLDKLQI, encoded by the exons ATGTGCGGCATTTTCTGCTCTATAAGGGGAAAGAGCAGCGACGATGTGGCATGCGAATTGCACGGCACATTGAAAACGCTGCTGCACAATCGCGGACCCGATGTGCAACACACACTTGCAATCGACAATCTGTTGCTCGCCGGCAACGTGTTGTGGCAACAAGGCGCGACgccgcaacagcaaccgaTCGTCAATGAGCACTTGGTGCTACTGTTCAATGGCGATCTGTACAACTTGGGGGCGGAAAAGGAGGCCACACAATCGGACAGCACATGGCTTATGGAACAGCTTATCAAATGCCACACAGAGGATAAGCTACTGTCGCTCTTTCGGCGTCTGGAAGGTCCCTATTGCCTCATGCTCTACAACAG TTTGGAGAAAGTGCTGTACTTCTGTCGCGATGCCTTGGGCCGCAACTCGCTGATCATCGAACGGGAGGAGttgcagtcacagtcgcagtcgataCGGTTGCTGAGCACCTCGTGTCATCTGCAGCAAACTGCGGCGATGGAGTTGCCACCGCTGGGACTCTACAAGTTGCAGATGAACGTGCTGCAGTCGTGTGTGCTGCATCCATGGCAAGAGTTGAACGAGGAAAAGacgcaacagttgcagcaactcGATGTGGCCATGGGCTGGCGCACAAATGTGACATGCCCCATAGCACCCGAATGGCTCTCATCAACATCCTCATCAACAGTGAGCCGCAGCTACGATCTCTATGCTTTGGTGGCAGCCGCCGCTgatctgcaacagcaacagttgtaTGAGCATTTATTGTCACTCGAGCCGCTGCAACAGACGTTGCAAGAGTTCGCTACGCTGCTGCAGCAATCGGTGGCACAACGTGTGCAGCAAACAGCGCCAGTTTGTGGCAGCTGCATCCATCTCGATAAGTGCGAGCATGCCAAAATTTGTGTGCTCTTCTCGGGCGGCATCGATTGCAGCATTTTGGCGCTGCTCGCCGATCGATTTGTGCCCCCCAACGAACCCATCGAGCTGATCAATGTGGCCTTCGAAAgggtggcaacagcagcagcaacttcacCAGGCGATGAATTGCTGTGGCAAGTGCCCGATCGTCAGACAGCGGAGCAATCGCATCGGGAGCTGCAACGATTGTGTCCGCATCGTCAGTGGCAGCTGCTCGAGGTGAATGTGAGTCGCGAagaactacaacagcaactcaaGGACCACATCCATCGACTGATCTATCCGCTGCAAACGGTGCTCGACGAGTGTTTGGGCAGCGCCTTTTGGTTTGCAGCCAATGCCAAAGCCAACGGAGGTCAGTCGCATGCTCGTGTTGCGCTGCTTGGCAGCGGCGCCGATGAATTGTTCGGCGGATATACGCGACATCGCAACGCCCATCGACGCGGCGGCAACGAGGCGTTGCAGTTGGAACTGGAACGAGATTGGCAACGCATTCCAGCGCGTAATTTGGCTCGTGATGATCGTGTCATTGCCGATTGTGGCAAGACGGCGCGTGCCCCATTCATCGAGGAGCGTGTGGCGCAGTTTGTTCGTTCGCTGACGCCTCAGCAACGTTGCTGCTACACGCTTCCGGAAGGCGTGGGCGATAAGTTGCTCCTCCGTCTTTATGGCTACAGTCTGGGACTGCGTGATGCGGTGCTGCTTAAGAAGCGGGCGATTCAGTTCGGTTCGCGCATCGCTGACAAGCGACAGCAGGCCAATCAAATCTCCGAATATCTCTGTCTTGACAAACTGCAAATCTGA
- the LOC133849474 gene encoding mitochondrial coenzyme A diphosphatase NUDT8 gives MHNKSNSNPPITLTNADYEMLLSDEQRQRCMDNLRNLPAYQRPKALTHHKREQTLAAVLIALCVERDTNAVSLLYTRRSRHLRAHSLQMSFPGGKRDESDADFIDCALRETEEEIGLPRQRVEIWGETKPILLPRTSTIVPVVGVVRDFHISQLKLNHDEVEEAMSIPLQSLLLPTATRHTQFKSGYSGPVFVVDQHRIWGITGYLTYVFLRCLLPNHLKNEALKTNIKFVRPYKVAPPKVTHHHHHHEEAKLDK, from the exons atgcacaacaaaagcaacagcaatccaCCAATAACGCTGACCAATGCGGATTATGAGATGCTCCTGTCGGATGAGCAGCGTCAACGTTGCATGGACAACTTGCGCAATCTGCCGGCCTACCAAAGGCCCAAGGCGCTAACCCACCACAAACGCGAACAAACCTTGGCGGCGGTGTTAATAGCTCTCTGCGTAGAACGTGACAC AAATGCTGTATCACTGCTATATACACGACGATCCCGACACTTACGCGCCCACAGTCTGCAGATGTCGTTTCCGGGCGGCAAACGCGATGAAAGTGATGCAGATTTCATTGACTGTGCGCTGCGTGAAACGGAGGAGGAAATCGGTTTGCCACGACAACGTGTGGAAATCTGGGGCGAAACCAAACCGATACTCCTGCCACGCACCTCGACGATTGTGCCCGTCGTGGGTGTCGTCCGGGATTTTCACATCTCACAGCTAAAGCTCAACCATGACGAGGTCGAGGAAGCCATGAGCATACCGCTGCAATCGCTGCTCTTGCCCACAGCCACGAGGCACACACAGTTTAAGAGTGGCTACAGCGGTCCCGTTTTTGTTGTCGATCAGCATCGCATCTGGGGCATCACGGGCTATCTGACCTATGTATTTCTGCGCTGTTTGCTGCCCAATCACCTGAAGAACGAAGCtctcaaaacaaatattaaattcgtTCGACCGTACAAAGTAGCGCCACCCAAAGTgacgcatcatcatcatcatcacgaGGAAGCAAAGCTGGACAAATAA
- the LOC133848431 gene encoding myotubularin-related protein 4 isoform X1 yields the protein MMSDGSPPPSICFIRAAESYPKSQMEKEDAQLSVPFQELAGESIKYLGRTDDDGILALSNYRIFLSKKSTSTLETYIPLGLIESVQVRDLFQLVVNCKDASTVRCSFQSTEQCAEWQRRIQLLIGVPETLETLFAFPFYSWTCDIIGGGGGGGGGGGGGNTSQHRSTSLTNGLANNNQAKSLPSVEYLQQRLQRALRYESDFKNEVARLGFDLKSSWRISTANMDFKLCPSYPQKLLVPCCITDEMLHNIANFRGSRRLPAVVWRHQKSGAILARCSQPEVGWLGWRNYKDEQLLKALADACAFDRGEHARRQAKDANGGDAAAGSSGQSSPSLGDSSHEELALDEIRKILIVDARSYTSAVTNRARGGGCECIEYYPCAEIEFMNLGNIHAIRKSFHAVRQLCASSPDDPNWLGQLEKTMWMQHLSGLLGATMTVVHTIEKNGRPVLVHCSDGWDRTPQIVATAQLCLDPYYRTVEGFRVLVEREWLNFGHKFADRSGNGPNSDEGNERCPVFLQWLDLVHQIHKQFPCSFEFSLGYLIKLAQHSLSCLFGTFLCNSLRERIENSVFDRTFSVWPFLAETMYRNPLYKHETDKVLWPAHNVRFLHFWSDVYLGSLGNKNGTDLPLQSNERQGAVNGNGNGNSNTNGNGSGASAKTRSSENIASNELTQSTISRRSSDPNLAVESIVTDGLMNVNSNSMFDIRSEAKDCIIVANHEINKDSDSEDTCDSSKLPVVHNQHEEEDADADEEEEEAQNGSELNNDQSTSSIQCNILNDESPTINGKITVQRIDSEPCISPNDDAPSICDESISDNDNNGSRHLLWLEKGHHDQIDTSTDTIIPIAATEQQRKQSNGIQQAAKENDKDRDSDRDKDIDVPSSQTDVDVMMIPQATKTTNEIETATATAVDGEPISCAIAAAATTTYATNKSSHSSYNHLPRVHAKPNNLRIIQPSNSNNSASDQQLQRRESPSNNDDNNSSSSCCKETKEFNGSTTTASASASASASGSASASASGNDVDCMPPLTPDHHQRYMNELHSQHAHLNTFANFDVSTSGIPMRRNMLWSSLNRDSTQSNALQFPSAGLASLPPTPQGSQQERTQFTISCPDGLAHGLSEQNIRLHQIVQEHKLREEVLLREIHGMRLALLQKGCPSCNSVVSTNVEHENGSDIVENASTCSWEAVEERSGPSSYATCGGIGGIGGVGAIPENKPSSVLWVPDHAASRCSNCQIVFWLGRRKHHCRSCGEIFCADCSEFWAPLPFEKLFNPVRLCGSCYINVTAHNNSSSQQAQQNLDCRDANPNPNTNQNLIDMATKTKTTTTTTTADVIANSQE from the exons ATGATGTCAGATGGATCGCCGCCCCCATCGATTTGTTTTATACGAGCTGCCGAATCATATCCCAAATCACAAATGGAAAAGGAAGATGCGCAATTGTCGGTGCCGTTTCAAGAGC TTGCCGGcgaatcaattaaatatttgggACGCACCGATGACGATGGCATCCTCGCGTTATCCAATTACCGCATATTTCTCTCGAAGAAATCGACCAGCACATTGGAGACATACATACCGTTGGGACTGATTGAATCGGTGCAGGTGCGTGATCTATTCCAATTGGTTGTCAATTGCAAAGATGCCAGCACCGTTCGCTGCTCATTTCAATCGACCGAACAATGCGCAGAGTGGCAACGCCGCATACAACTGTTAATTGGTGTACCTGAAACGCTCGAAACGCTGTTTGCATTCCCCTTCTATTCGTGGACCTGCGACATTattggcggcggtggcggtggcggaggcggaggcggaggcggaaaTACTTCTCAGCATCGCTCGACAAGTCTAACTAATGgcttggccaacaacaatcaagCAAAATCGCTGCCCTCCGTGGAGTATCTGCAGCAGCGATTGCAGCGTGCACTGCGCTATGAGAGCGACTTTAAGAACGAGGTTGCCAGACTGGGTTTCGATTTGAAGAGCTCGTGGCGCATTTCCACAGCCAACATGGATTTCAAACTGTGTCCATCGTATCCGCAAAAATTGCTGGTACCGTGCTGCATCACCGACGAGATGCTCCACAATATCGCCAACTTTCGGGGATCACGTCGATTGCCCGCCGTCGTTTGGCGTCATCAAAAATCGGGGGCAATTCTCGCCCGTTGCAGCCAGCCGGAAGTTGGTTGGCTCGGCTGGCGCAACTACAAGGATGAGCAGTTGCTCAAGGCTCTGGCGGATGCGTGCGCCTTCGATCGAGGCGAGCATGCACGACGTCAGGCCAAGGATGCCAATGGCGGCGATGCGGCGGCGGGCTCCTCGGGTCAGAGTTCACCTTCGTTAGGGGATTCGTCGCACGAGGAGCTCGCTCTAGACGAGATACGC AAAATTCTTATTGTGGATGCACGCAGTTATACATCGGCGGTTACAAATCGAGCTCGCGGTGGCGGCTGTGAGTGCATTGAATACTATCCATGCGCTGAAATAGAATTCATGAATTTGGGCAACATTCATGCCATCCGCAAGAGTTTCCATGCAGTGCGACAATTGTGCGCCTCATCTCCCGATGATCCCAA TTGGCTTGGACAATTGGAGAAAACGATGTGGATGCAGCATCTGTCGGGTCTGTTGGGTGCCACCATGACTGTGGTGCATACCATCGAAAAGAATGGTCGTCCTGTTCTCGTCCATTGCTCCGATGGCTGGGATCGAACGCCGCAGATTGTGGCGACCGCACAGCTCTGCCTGGATCCCTACTACAGAACTGTTGAG GGCTTTCGTGTGCTCGTTGAACGCGAATGGCTGAACTTTGGCCACAAGTTTGCCGATCGCTCTGGCAATGGACCAAACTCGGATGAAGGCAACGAACGTTGTCCAGTGTTTCTACAATGGCTCGATCTGGTGCATCAAATCCACAAACAATTCCCCTGCAGCTTTGAGTTCAGTCTCggttatttg ATCAAACTCGCACAGCATTCGTTGTCATGTCTCTTTGGCACTTTCCTATGCAATTCGCTGCGAGAACGTATCGAGAATTCGGTCTTTGATCGCACATTCTCGGTTTGGCCATTTCTGGCAGAAACAATGTATAGAAATCCACTCTATAAGCATGAGACTGATAAG GTACTTTGGCCAGCGCATAATGTGCGATTCTTGCACTTTTGGTCCGATGTTTACCTGGGTAGCTTAGGCAATAAAAATGGTACCGATCTTCCTCTACAAAGCAATGAACGACAAGGCGCCgtcaatggcaatggcaatggcaatagcaataccaatggcaatggcagcg gCGCGTCGGCAAAAACTCGTTCGAGCGAGAACATTGCAAGCAATGAGCTGACACAGAGCACGATCTCAAGGAGATCGAGTGATCCCAATTTGGCTGTCGAATCAAT TGTAACGGATGGCTTAATGAATGTGAACAGCAATTCGATGTTTGACATACGCTCGGAGGCAAAGGACTGCATAATTGTGGCTAATCATGAGATCAACAAAGACTCCGACTCGGAGGATACCTGCGACAGTTCAAAGCTGCCAGTGGTCCACAACCAACACGAAGAGGAAGACGCGGATGCGgacgaagaggaggaggaggcacaAAATGGTTCCGAGTTGAACAATGACCAAAGCACTTCTTCGATACAATGCAACATTTTGAACGATGAATCACCAACCATTAATGGCAAGATCACAGTTCAACGCATCGATTCCGAGCCTTGTATTTCACCAAATG ATGATGCACCATCGATTTGTGATGAGAGCATCAGTGATAACGATAATAATGGCAGCCGGCATTTGTTGTGGCTGGAGAAAGGTCATCACGATCAGATTGACACTAGTACGGATACAATAATTCCTATAGCTGCTACTGAACAACAGCGAAAGCAATCAAATGGCAttcagcaagcagcaaaagaaaacgataaagacagagacagcgataGAGACAAAGACATCGATGTGCCTTCTTCCCAAACAGATGTGGATGTAATGATGATACCTCAAGCTACAAAGACCACGAATGAAATTGAAACGGCGACCGCAACAGCAGTTGATGGCGAACCAATAAGTTgtgcaattgcagctgcagcaacaacaacgtatgcaacaaataaatcaagtcACAGCAGTTACAACCATTTGCCGCGTGTCCATGCCAAGCCCAACAATCTGCGAATCATTCAAccgagcaacagcaacaactcggCCAGCGATCAGCAATTGCAACGACGCGAGAGTCCCAGCAATAatgatgacaacaacagcagcagcagttgctgcaaGGAAACCAAGGAGTTCAATGGCAGCACGacaacagcttcagcttccGCTTCTGCTTCAGCATCTGGTTCGGCTTCAGCTTCGGCCTCAGGCAACGATGTCGATTGCATGCCACCATTAACGCCCGATCATCATCAGCGATACATGAATGAACTGCATTCGCAGCATGCGCATTTGAATACGTTTGCCAACTTTGATGTGTCCACATCTGGCATTCCCATGCGACGCAACATGCTCTGGTCGAGCCTCAATCGTGACAGCACTCAATCCAA tGCACTGCAGTTTCCATCGGCTGGTCTTGCTTCGTTGCCGCCAACACCGCAAGGATCACAACAGGAGCGAACACAGTTTACCATTTCGTGTCCCGATGGCTTGGCTCATGGCTTGAGTGAGCAGAACATAAGACTCCATCAGATTGTGCAGGAGCACAAG CTACGCGAGGAAGTGCTGCTGCGAGAGATTCATGGCATGCGTCTGGCATTGTTGCAAAAAGGATGTCCGAGCTGCAACAGCGTTGTCTCCACAAACGTCGAGCAT GAAAACGGATCGGATATTGTTGAAAATGCATCGACATGCTCATGGGAGGCCGTCGAAGAGCGGAGCGGTCCATCATCATATGCCACATGTGGCGGCATCGGTGGCATCGGTGGCGTTGGTGCGATCCCAGAGAATAAACCGTCGAGTGTCCTTTGGGTACCAGATCATGCCGCATCGCGTTGCtcaaattgtcaaattgtcTTCTGGCTGGGACGAAGAAAACATCATTGTCG ATCATGTGGAGAAATTTTCTGTGCTGACTGCTCTGAGTTCTGGGCGCCGTTGCCGTTTGAAAAGCTTTTTAATCCAGTAAGACTTTGCGGTTCCTGCTACATCAATGTCACTGCACACAATAATAGCAGCAGTCAGCAGGCACAGCAAAATCTCGATTGTCGTGAtgcaaatccaaatccaaacacaaatcaaaatcTTATTGATATggcgacaaaaacaaaaacaacaacaacaacaacaacagcagatgTAATAGCTAACTCTCAAGAGTAG